In Antricoccus suffuscus, one DNA window encodes the following:
- a CDS encoding DUF3427 domain-containing protein: MPDEIAPEGFYDALVTRALLRRVEQSGLVASDSKIEPPELAELLSQHIRSVAREAFDAVGVERRGELANEVIALLGSEEDLVDGEPRRLESLLRRVTPGRPALYLNAPQTPLSQSALLTNAQGEPTMGSEISAELGSADRVELLCAFIKWYGLRTLEKPLRILQERGVEFRVITTTYLGSTERLALDRLIEEFGAEVRITYETQRTRLHAKAWRFVRNTGFDTAYVGSSNLSRTALLDGVEWNVRLTSSASPELLRKFAATFDTYWNDPAFERYTPADGERLDQALDIAAGRGRQTGALAVSGLEVHPWPHQERILESLEVERQIYDRHRNLVVAATGTGKTVVAALDYKRLAVLAGRRPSLLFVAHRKEILDQALRTYREVLSDGGFGELFVAGFRPTRWQHVFASVQSLGADTLAGIDPRGFDVIVVDEFHHAEASSFQRILDHFEPRELLGLTATPERGDGVDVRTFFDNRTAYELRLWDALSSDLLSPFHYFGIADATDLTAVGFRRGGYDVGEMSGVYTGNDARVRIILKELRNKIARPERMRALGFCVDVKHAKYMADIFNRAGLPALAVHGDTPMDQRQAARSRLAKREVVVLFTADLFNEGVDLPDVDTLLFLRPTESVTIFLQQLGRGLRRTADKPVLTVLDFVGHHNKEFNLAQRFGAIVGGSRKALKSQVERGFPYLPSGCQIVLDDLTQVQVLENIKSQIATRWRHFVAELRAMGDTDLQGFLAESEVELSDLLAKGSFTQLRIEAGLDTLPGGEYQDHLLKRLKALAHVDDVDRHRTYSLLLADDAVGFRQLDGSQRRWAAMLFFSLWPNGGGFASVADGLAVLTEERAFRAEARQVLDWARDRVQHLAKPLGEQLADTPLRSHARYTREEIAAALDYATIKRVPSNLREGVFYSRPLDTDALLVTLVKSPDHFSSTTMYRDYAINASLFHWESQSGTSIASPTGQRYLTQRTNGTRVVLLVRPQKLWEFGASAPYTLLGDVDFVESRGERPIAITWQLRRPMPPGMLNQARAVS; this comes from the coding sequence GTGCCAGACGAAATCGCGCCTGAGGGCTTCTACGACGCGCTTGTCACGCGCGCCCTGCTGCGGCGGGTCGAGCAGTCGGGACTTGTAGCGAGCGATTCCAAGATCGAGCCGCCGGAGCTTGCCGAACTGTTGTCTCAGCATATCCGCTCAGTGGCCCGGGAGGCATTCGACGCAGTTGGTGTGGAGCGGCGCGGGGAGCTGGCAAACGAGGTCATAGCGCTGCTTGGGTCGGAAGAAGATTTAGTCGACGGGGAGCCGCGCCGGCTTGAGTCGCTGTTGCGGCGGGTGACACCTGGACGCCCGGCCCTTTACCTCAACGCTCCGCAGACCCCGTTGTCTCAGTCGGCGTTGCTGACAAACGCGCAAGGTGAGCCGACGATGGGCAGCGAAATCTCTGCCGAGCTTGGTTCGGCTGACCGGGTGGAGCTACTTTGCGCCTTCATCAAGTGGTACGGCTTACGCACTCTTGAGAAGCCATTGCGAATCCTCCAGGAGCGCGGCGTCGAGTTCCGGGTTATCACCACTACGTATCTCGGGTCGACCGAACGTCTTGCGTTGGACCGCCTCATCGAGGAGTTCGGCGCCGAAGTACGAATCACCTACGAGACGCAGCGCACCCGTCTCCACGCGAAGGCCTGGCGCTTCGTACGCAACACCGGATTTGATACGGCGTACGTCGGATCATCCAACCTCTCACGTACGGCGCTCCTCGACGGGGTTGAGTGGAACGTGCGCTTGACGTCATCGGCCTCGCCCGAGCTGCTACGGAAGTTTGCGGCCACCTTTGACACCTATTGGAACGACCCCGCCTTCGAGCGCTACACCCCCGCCGATGGGGAGCGTCTTGACCAGGCACTCGATATCGCGGCTGGCCGAGGACGGCAGACCGGTGCGTTGGCCGTGTCCGGTCTCGAGGTGCACCCGTGGCCACACCAGGAGCGGATCCTCGAGTCCCTTGAGGTCGAGCGGCAGATATACGACCGGCACCGCAATCTCGTCGTGGCCGCTACAGGGACCGGTAAGACCGTCGTGGCAGCGCTCGACTACAAAAGGCTGGCCGTGCTCGCAGGGCGACGCCCCAGTCTGCTGTTCGTGGCGCACCGCAAAGAAATCCTTGACCAGGCGCTAAGAACCTACCGAGAAGTGCTTTCCGATGGCGGATTTGGTGAACTGTTTGTTGCGGGGTTTCGGCCAACGCGCTGGCAGCATGTCTTCGCATCGGTGCAATCCCTCGGCGCCGACACCCTCGCTGGAATCGATCCTCGAGGGTTCGATGTGATTGTCGTAGACGAGTTTCACCACGCCGAAGCATCGAGCTTTCAGCGCATTCTTGACCACTTTGAGCCCCGCGAGCTTCTCGGATTGACTGCCACCCCCGAACGGGGCGACGGAGTAGACGTCCGGACTTTTTTTGACAATCGGACCGCTTACGAGCTCCGACTCTGGGACGCGCTTAGCTCGGACTTGCTCAGTCCGTTCCACTATTTCGGGATCGCCGACGCGACCGACCTGACCGCAGTCGGATTTCGCCGTGGTGGTTACGACGTGGGGGAGATGTCCGGGGTCTACACCGGCAACGATGCACGTGTCAGGATCATTCTCAAAGAGTTGCGAAACAAGATAGCTCGTCCGGAGCGGATGCGGGCCCTCGGATTTTGTGTTGACGTCAAACACGCTAAATACATGGCTGACATTTTCAATCGGGCGGGCCTGCCTGCACTTGCCGTCCACGGAGACACTCCGATGGACCAGCGGCAGGCGGCGCGGTCTCGACTGGCCAAACGCGAGGTGGTGGTGCTGTTCACAGCGGACTTGTTTAATGAGGGTGTCGACCTCCCTGACGTCGACACGCTGTTGTTTCTTCGCCCCACCGAAAGCGTGACGATCTTTCTCCAGCAGCTCGGCCGCGGATTACGTCGTACCGCGGACAAGCCAGTTCTGACAGTCCTTGATTTCGTCGGCCACCACAACAAGGAGTTCAACCTGGCGCAGCGGTTCGGCGCCATCGTCGGAGGCTCTCGCAAGGCGCTCAAGAGTCAGGTCGAGCGAGGGTTCCCCTACCTGCCGTCGGGATGCCAGATCGTGTTGGACGACCTAACCCAGGTGCAAGTCCTGGAAAACATCAAGTCGCAGATCGCAACTCGCTGGCGACACTTCGTTGCCGAACTGCGGGCCATGGGAGATACCGACCTCCAAGGATTCTTGGCCGAATCCGAGGTGGAGCTGTCAGATCTCCTCGCCAAGGGCTCGTTCACCCAACTTCGGATAGAAGCGGGCCTCGACACTCTGCCGGGCGGCGAGTACCAAGATCACCTGCTCAAACGACTCAAAGCACTCGCGCATGTTGATGACGTTGATCGTCACCGGACCTACTCGCTGCTACTTGCCGACGATGCGGTCGGGTTCCGGCAACTCGATGGGTCGCAGCGACGGTGGGCGGCAATGCTGTTTTTCTCCCTCTGGCCAAACGGTGGCGGATTTGCCAGCGTTGCCGACGGACTGGCGGTGCTGACGGAGGAGCGCGCGTTCAGGGCCGAAGCCCGACAGGTCCTCGATTGGGCTCGTGATCGTGTCCAGCATCTTGCGAAGCCTTTGGGGGAGCAGTTGGCGGACACTCCACTGCGTTCACACGCGCGCTACACGCGTGAGGAGATCGCGGCCGCGCTGGACTACGCGACCATCAAGCGGGTGCCGTCAAATCTTCGCGAGGGCGTGTTCTATTCGCGGCCATTGGATACCGACGCCTTGCTGGTGACGCTGGTGAAGTCGCCAGACCACTTCTCATCGACGACGATGTATCGCGACTACGCCATCAACGCCTCGCTATTTCATTGGGAGTCGCAGTCGGGCACGTCGATCGCCTCGCCCACCGGTCAGCGTTACCTCACACAGCGCACCAACGGTACGAGGGTCGTGTTGTTGGTACGCCCACAAAAGCTGTGGGAGTTTGGCGCGAGCGCGCCGTACACGCTGCTTGGCGACGTCGATTTCGTTGAATCACGCGGCGAGCGACCGATCGCGATCACCTGGCAACTGCGTCGCCCAATGCCGCCTGGGATGCTGAACCAGGCTCGGGCCGTGAGCTGA
- the rplT gene encoding 50S ribosomal protein L20 gives MARVKRAVNAHKKRRSVLEDASGYRGQRSRLYRKAKEQLLHSATYSYRDRKARKGDFRQLWIQRINAGARANGMTYNRFIQGLKAAGVEVDRKILADLAATDEVAFAALVAVSKEAIASINEAA, from the coding sequence ATGGCACGTGTAAAGAGAGCCGTCAACGCTCACAAGAAGCGCCGCTCCGTCCTTGAGGACGCAAGTGGCTACCGCGGACAGCGTTCACGCCTGTACCGCAAGGCTAAGGAGCAGCTGCTCCATTCCGCGACGTACTCCTACCGCGACCGCAAGGCGCGCAAGGGTGACTTCCGTCAGCTGTGGATCCAGCGGATCAACGCCGGCGCCCGCGCCAACGGCATGACCTACAACCGCTTCATCCAGGGCCTCAAGGCCGCTGGTGTCGAGGTCGACCGCAAGATCCTCGCCGATCTGGCTGCCACCGACGAGGTCGCCTTCGCCGCGCTCGTCGCGGTTTCGAAGGAAGCCATCGCGTCGATCAACGAGGCCGCGTAG
- a CDS encoding amidase, whose product MTDLAYLSVADAGPMLKGGTLSPVQYTEALLARIESLDPQLNSFIRLMREDAMAQARAMEAELRAGRWRGPLHGVPYALKDIVDYAGVPTTAHSKILAGNVATRDATVTARLREAGAICLGKLATWEFALGGPSFDLPWPPARNPWNRDHHPGGSSTGAGAAVAAGFVPFAIGTDTGGSIRNPSTLCGVVGLKPTYGLVSRAGVVPLAYSLDHVGPLARSPRDAALVMTAIAGYDAADPASADVPPRDFTTGLDAGVSGLRIGYVRQFHEVDIPDTDPDVVAGLDAAVETLRAQGADVQDVSMRSLSDYGAVVNIVLLTEAYAVHERWMAERPDDYADLTRQRILPGAFVSGADYVGALRTRAVMVREFAETMRGYDALICASSMDPAAPIDDPGEINRTFSRQARVVFNALGNPALAVPTGFSRTGLPVGMQVVGRPFEDATVLRIGQAYQDATTWHEYRPPLG is encoded by the coding sequence ATGACTGACCTCGCCTACCTGTCCGTCGCCGACGCCGGTCCGATGCTCAAGGGCGGCACGTTGTCTCCGGTGCAGTACACCGAAGCGCTGCTCGCCCGGATCGAGTCGCTCGACCCGCAACTCAACTCCTTCATCCGGCTGATGCGCGAGGATGCCATGGCGCAGGCTCGTGCGATGGAAGCCGAACTTCGCGCCGGACGATGGCGCGGGCCGCTACACGGCGTTCCGTACGCGCTCAAGGACATCGTCGACTACGCCGGAGTGCCTACGACGGCGCATTCGAAAATCCTCGCAGGCAACGTCGCCACCCGCGATGCGACCGTGACCGCGCGGCTGCGCGAAGCCGGCGCGATCTGTCTCGGGAAGCTGGCGACCTGGGAGTTCGCGTTGGGCGGACCGTCGTTCGACCTGCCGTGGCCGCCGGCGCGCAACCCGTGGAACCGCGACCATCACCCGGGCGGATCCTCCACTGGCGCCGGGGCGGCGGTCGCCGCCGGCTTCGTGCCGTTCGCAATCGGCACCGACACCGGAGGTTCGATCCGCAACCCGTCGACACTGTGCGGCGTCGTCGGGCTGAAACCGACGTACGGGCTGGTCAGCCGCGCCGGCGTCGTACCGCTGGCCTACAGCCTCGACCACGTCGGTCCGTTGGCTCGCTCGCCGCGCGACGCTGCGCTGGTGATGACCGCGATCGCCGGGTACGACGCGGCCGACCCGGCCAGCGCCGACGTACCACCCCGCGACTTCACCACCGGCCTTGACGCAGGCGTCAGTGGACTGCGGATCGGGTATGTGCGGCAGTTTCACGAGGTCGACATCCCCGACACCGATCCGGACGTCGTCGCCGGTCTCGACGCGGCGGTCGAGACGCTGCGCGCCCAAGGCGCCGACGTGCAAGACGTATCGATGCGGTCATTGTCCGACTACGGCGCGGTCGTCAACATCGTGCTGCTTACCGAGGCGTACGCCGTTCACGAACGCTGGATGGCCGAGCGGCCGGACGACTACGCAGACTTGACCCGGCAGCGAATCCTGCCGGGCGCGTTCGTCAGCGGAGCCGATTACGTCGGTGCGCTGCGCACCCGCGCGGTCATGGTGCGAGAGTTCGCCGAGACGATGCGCGGGTACGACGCGCTGATCTGCGCATCGAGCATGGATCCTGCCGCGCCGATCGACGACCCCGGCGAGATCAACCGGACCTTCTCCCGGCAGGCACGCGTGGTGTTCAATGCCCTCGGCAATCCCGCGTTGGCCGTGCCGACCGGATTTTCGCGGACTGGACTGCCGGTCGGAATGCAGGTCGTCGGCCGGCCGTTCGAGGACGCGACGGTGTTGCGCATTGGACAGGCCTACCAGGACGCGACGACCTGGCACGAGTACCGTCCGCCGCTCGGCTGA
- a CDS encoding amidase encodes MTDICFLPATELAAAMSTGELSSREVTQAFLDQIDRVNPQINAVVTLAADSALAAADAADVRRTQGDSLPVLHGMPMLHKDTHATAGIRTTSGSPLLADNVPDTDELLIERLHTAGAISMGKTNVPEFAAGSHTFNPVFGTTYNPYGLTKTVGGSSGGAAASLATGMTALADGSDMGGSLRNPAAFCNVVGLRPTTGRVPSEPGAFGHFSLSVQGPMARSVEDVALLLSAMAGPDLRAPATLDEPGASFARIEPMEPGTLRIAISADFGGLTPVEAQIAAAINKAGETFASLGADVHPAMLDLSGANEAFLIRRGWQFAANFGPLLDAHPGGLKDSIVWNVERGRELSGADLARAMALTAELYQRTREFFTEYDALLLPTTQVSPFDTAMEYPTQINGQPLATYLEWMRSCSDISATGAPAISMPAGFTDDGLPIGLQIVTQYRAEKKLLQIARLFETATRYAETRPPVC; translated from the coding sequence ATGACCGATATCTGCTTCCTGCCCGCCACCGAACTCGCCGCCGCGATGAGCACCGGCGAGCTCAGCTCGCGCGAGGTGACGCAGGCCTTTCTCGACCAGATCGACCGGGTTAATCCACAGATCAACGCCGTTGTCACGCTCGCCGCCGACTCGGCGCTGGCCGCTGCAGACGCCGCCGACGTACGCCGTACGCAAGGCGATTCGTTGCCGGTCCTGCATGGCATGCCGATGCTGCACAAGGACACCCACGCCACGGCAGGCATCCGTACGACGAGCGGTTCGCCGCTGCTGGCCGACAACGTGCCCGACACCGACGAGCTGCTGATCGAACGGCTGCACACCGCCGGCGCGATCTCGATGGGCAAGACCAACGTGCCGGAGTTCGCGGCAGGTTCGCACACGTTCAACCCGGTCTTCGGTACGACGTACAACCCGTACGGGCTGACCAAGACGGTCGGCGGCAGCAGCGGTGGCGCGGCCGCGTCCCTCGCGACTGGGATGACCGCACTGGCCGACGGCAGCGACATGGGCGGCTCGTTGCGCAACCCCGCCGCGTTTTGCAATGTCGTGGGGCTCCGCCCGACGACCGGCCGGGTTCCGAGCGAACCGGGCGCTTTCGGCCACTTCTCGCTGTCCGTCCAAGGCCCGATGGCCCGCAGCGTCGAGGACGTTGCGCTGCTGTTGTCCGCGATGGCCGGGCCCGACCTGCGCGCTCCCGCCACCCTCGACGAGCCGGGCGCGAGCTTTGCCCGGATCGAGCCGATGGAGCCGGGGACGTTGCGGATCGCGATCTCGGCGGACTTCGGCGGACTGACCCCCGTTGAAGCCCAGATCGCCGCCGCGATCAACAAGGCGGGTGAGACCTTCGCATCGCTCGGCGCCGACGTACACCCGGCCATGCTCGACTTGAGTGGCGCCAACGAGGCATTCCTGATCCGCCGCGGATGGCAGTTCGCCGCAAACTTCGGACCGCTCTTGGATGCGCACCCCGGCGGGCTCAAGGACTCGATCGTCTGGAACGTCGAACGCGGCCGGGAGCTCAGCGGCGCCGACCTGGCCCGCGCCATGGCGCTGACCGCGGAGCTCTACCAGCGGACCCGCGAATTCTTCACCGAGTACGACGCGCTGCTGCTGCCGACCACCCAAGTCTCGCCGTTCGACACCGCGATGGAGTACCCGACGCAGATCAACGGCCAGCCGCTGGCGACGTACCTCGAGTGGATGCGTTCCTGCAGTGACATCTCGGCGACCGGTGCACCGGCGATCAGCATGCCGGCCGGGTTTACCGACGACGGGCTGCCGATCGGCCTGCAGATAGTGACGCAATACCGCGCCGAGAAGAAGCTTTTGCAGATCGCCCGGCTCTTCGAAACGGCCACCCGGTACGCCGAGACCAGGCCACCCGTCTGCTGA
- the rpmI gene encoding 50S ribosomal protein L35 produces the protein MPKQKTHKGTAKRVRVTGSGKLVRERANRQHKFEYKSSTRTRRLDGIEVLSPADTKRMKKLLGR, from the coding sequence ATGCCAAAGCAGAAGACCCACAAGGGCACCGCGAAGCGCGTGCGCGTCACCGGTTCGGGCAAGCTCGTGCGCGAGCGCGCCAACCGGCAGCACAAGTTTGAATACAAGTCGTCCACTCGCACCCGTCGTCTTGACGGTATCGAGGTACTCAGCCCCGCCGACACCAAGCGGATGAAAAAGCTGCTCGGCCGCTAG
- the infC gene encoding translation initiation factor IF-3, producing the protein MNDRIRVPEVRLVGPEGEQVGIVKIEDALRLAQEADLDLVEVAPDSRPPVCKLMDFGKFKYEAAQKAREARRNQTLTVIKEMKLRPKIDPHDYETKKGHVVRFLKAGDKVKVTIMFRGREQSRPELGFRLLQRLAGDIEELGFVESAPKQDGRNMVMVVAPHRSNATRPNKQTAGTQADAE; encoded by the coding sequence ATCAATGACCGGATCCGTGTGCCCGAAGTTCGCTTAGTCGGACCTGAGGGGGAACAGGTCGGCATCGTCAAGATTGAAGATGCACTACGACTCGCGCAAGAAGCCGATCTCGATCTGGTCGAGGTCGCACCTGACTCGCGTCCGCCGGTGTGCAAGTTGATGGACTTCGGCAAGTTCAAGTACGAGGCTGCGCAGAAGGCTCGTGAGGCCCGTCGCAATCAGACACTCACGGTCATCAAGGAAATGAAGCTTCGGCCGAAGATCGATCCGCACGACTACGAAACTAAAAAAGGCCACGTTGTCCGCTTCTTGAAGGCAGGCGACAAGGTGAAGGTGACCATCATGTTCCGCGGCCGCGAACAGTCCCGCCCCGAACTCGGGTTCCGGTTACTGCAGCGTCTCGCCGGCGACATCGAAGAGCTCGGGTTCGTCGAGTCCGCGCCCAAGCAGGATGGCCGCAACATGGTGATGGTGGTTGCGCCGCATCGGTCTAACGCCACCAGACCCAACAAGCAGACCGCTGGCACGCAGGCCGACGCCGAGTAG
- the pheS gene encoding phenylalanine--tRNA ligase subunit alpha has protein sequence MSAPNDPYDPKQVAALSPEALGQAVTEALDAFKGARTLDELAAAKPVHLGDQAPIALARREIGALPPQAKSDAGKRVNQARMSVQQAFDERRTTLHAERDAQVLREETVDVTLPVSGRPVGARHPITTTAERIADVFVAMGYEVADGPEAEPEWYNFDALNIPRDHPARGLHDTLFLKPESAGVVLRTHTSPTQVRTLLERELPVYVVVPGRVYRDDPMDATHLPVFSQVEGLAVDKGISMAHLRGTLDRFAKAMFGDEAKTRLRPHFFPFTEPSAEVDLWFPQAKGGPKWIEWGGCGMVHPNVLRSAGIDPDVYSGFAFGMGIDRTIMFRNGISDLREFVEGDVRFTRHFGMES, from the coding sequence ATGTCGGCACCGAACGACCCCTACGATCCGAAGCAGGTGGCCGCGCTCTCGCCAGAGGCGCTGGGCCAAGCCGTCACCGAGGCGCTGGACGCTTTCAAGGGAGCGCGCACGCTCGACGAGCTGGCTGCCGCTAAACCTGTGCACTTGGGTGACCAGGCACCGATCGCGCTGGCCCGTCGAGAAATCGGCGCCCTCCCTCCGCAGGCCAAGTCCGACGCCGGCAAGCGCGTCAACCAGGCCCGGATGAGTGTCCAGCAAGCCTTTGACGAGCGGCGTACGACGCTGCACGCCGAACGCGACGCGCAGGTCTTGCGTGAGGAGACCGTCGACGTCACGCTGCCAGTCTCTGGCCGGCCGGTCGGCGCCCGGCACCCGATCACCACCACCGCCGAGCGGATCGCGGACGTCTTCGTGGCAATGGGATACGAGGTCGCGGACGGACCGGAAGCCGAACCGGAGTGGTACAACTTCGACGCGCTCAACATCCCGCGTGATCACCCCGCTCGCGGCCTGCATGACACGCTGTTCCTCAAGCCCGAGTCGGCCGGCGTCGTGCTACGCACTCACACCTCACCCACGCAAGTTCGCACGCTGCTCGAGCGCGAGCTGCCGGTGTACGTCGTCGTACCGGGCCGGGTTTACCGCGATGATCCGATGGATGCCACGCACTTGCCGGTCTTCTCGCAGGTCGAGGGTCTTGCCGTGGACAAAGGCATCAGTATGGCGCATCTGCGTGGCACGCTCGACCGGTTCGCGAAGGCGATGTTCGGTGACGAGGCCAAGACCCGGCTGCGTCCGCACTTCTTCCCGTTCACCGAGCCCAGCGCCGAGGTCGACCTGTGGTTCCCGCAGGCCAAGGGCGGTCCCAAGTGGATCGAGTGGGGCGGCTGCGGCATGGTCCACCCCAACGTGCTGCGCTCAGCCGGTATCGATCCCGATGTCTACTCGGGTTTCGCCTTCGGCATGGGCATCGACCGCACCATCATGTTCCGTAACGGCATCTCGGACCTTCGCGAGTTCGTCGAAGGCGACGTGCGGTTCACCCGCCACTTTGGAATGGAGTCCTGA
- a CDS encoding TrmH family RNA methyltransferase — protein MTQPGHTLATERSARVVASRKLLRRARRTEAGEFLADGPQAVREAVRWHRTKHPREIRVVVRQIFAAPHAFEAYADLVNDATDRDIRVVAVTDKALAGLSEAVTPQGIVAQCAILDKPVDDVLDALPKVPLVAVPVDVRDPGNAGTIIRCADAAGADAVFVAGESVDVYNSKTVRASVGSIFHVPIARADDPADLVRRLQEAGLVVIATEGEAAADLDEIIDTGILAKPTAWLFGNEAHGLPDELAALADVRVRIPIRGLAESLNLSTAAAICLFASARAHRP, from the coding sequence ATGACACAACCCGGGCACACTCTCGCCACCGAGCGAAGTGCCCGGGTTGTCGCATCTCGCAAGCTATTACGCCGGGCACGCCGTACCGAGGCGGGAGAGTTCCTCGCAGACGGCCCGCAGGCCGTGCGCGAGGCGGTCCGATGGCACCGCACTAAGCACCCGCGCGAAATCCGGGTCGTCGTGCGCCAGATCTTCGCAGCGCCGCACGCATTCGAGGCGTACGCCGACCTCGTCAACGACGCCACCGACCGCGATATTCGCGTCGTAGCGGTCACCGACAAGGCCCTCGCCGGCCTGTCTGAGGCGGTGACGCCGCAGGGGATTGTCGCGCAGTGCGCCATCCTGGACAAACCCGTCGACGACGTACTCGATGCGTTGCCGAAGGTCCCGCTGGTAGCGGTCCCGGTCGATGTACGCGATCCTGGCAACGCCGGCACCATCATCCGGTGCGCCGACGCGGCCGGCGCCGACGCGGTGTTTGTCGCGGGCGAGTCGGTCGATGTTTACAACAGCAAGACCGTCCGGGCCAGTGTGGGCAGCATCTTCCACGTCCCGATCGCGCGCGCCGACGACCCGGCCGATCTGGTACGCCGACTTCAGGAGGCCGGGCTGGTGGTGATCGCCACCGAAGGCGAGGCAGCGGCGGACCTCGATGAGATCATCGATACCGGCATACTGGCTAAGCCGACGGCGTGGCTGTTCGGCAACGAGGCGCACGGACTGCCTGACGAGCTTGCCGCGCTCGCCGACGTACGGGTGCGGATCCCGATCCGCGGTCTGGCCGAGAGCCTCAACCTTTCGACTGCGGCCGCGATCTGCCTGTTCGCCTCGGCCCGTGCCCACCGTCCCTAA